The nucleotide window CGTCACCTTGGTAGTCACAAGTTAAACGCTCTTCTGCTTTGTTGCTGTAGTCAATATCTTCTGCAGAGATATTAAGTTCTGCACCAGCAATTTTTAAACGGATTTGATGTGTTGTTTTGTTAGAGAAAATACTAACACGACGAACAGAATTTAAGAATTGTGTTCTGGCAATAACTAGTTTATTGGGATTCTCTTTAGGAATTACTGCTTCATAATTAGGGTATTTACCATCGATTAATCGGCAAATTAATACGGAGTTATCAAAAGTAAACTTAGCATTAGATTCGTTGTATTCTACTAACACATCATCATCATTTCCGGCTAAAATTCCCTTTAAAAGGTTTAAAGGTTTTTTAGGCATAATAAATTCAGCAGATTCTGTTGCGCTGACGTCATCTCTTGTATATTTTACCAATTTATGAGCGTCCGTTGCCACAAAAGTTAGATTGTCTTGAGAGAACTGAAAAAATACACCACTCATTACAGGTCTAAGGTCATCATTTCCTGCTGCAAAAATAGTTTTGCTAATTGCGGTAGCCAAAATGTCTCCCATTATAGTGGTTTTACTCGCATCTTCTACAGAAACAGCGTTTGGAAATTCAGCACCATCAGCATAAGCTAAAGCATATTTACCATGATTAGAACTGATTTCTACAGTATTGTTTTCTTCTACGACAAACGTTAATGGTTGCTCAGGAAACGTTTTTAACGTGTCTAATAATAAACGCGCTGGTAAGGCAATACTACCTTCAGAATCACTCTCTACATCAATGGTAGAAGACATTGTTGTTTCTAAATCACTAGCCGAAATCGTAAGTTTCGATTGGCTTAATTCAAATAAGAAATTATCTAAAATAGGAAGAGTGTTACTGTTATTTATAACACCTCCTAATACCTGAAGTTGTTTGAGTAAATATGTACTTGAAACTATAAATTTCATGCTAATAATTTAAAATTTTATCAATTATAACGTATCCTACAAATATATCTTAATCGTATAGATTTGTAAAACAAACTTATTAACAAATTCTAGGTGTATTTCTTCTTTCTAAAGAAGTTAAAAGCCAAACCAAAAAGACCAAGTAGTGCCAATGGTAATGCAATGTTTAAGAGTTGCCAAGTGCTGCTTTCTTCCTTTATTTTATCTTCATCAAGGTAAGCAACGCTAATTTCTTTGGCTCTAATGTTTATAAGTCCTGTATCGTCCAAGAGGTAGTTGATGGTATTAAGTAAAAATTCTTTGTTGCCATAGAGAAAGCCTCTATAATCTACACCGAGTTCTAAAGGTCTTCTTTGTCTAACATCGTTTTTTATAACATCAC belongs to Winogradskyella sp. J14-2 and includes:
- the dnaN gene encoding DNA polymerase III subunit beta translates to MKFIVSSTYLLKQLQVLGGVINNSNTLPILDNFLFELSQSKLTISASDLETTMSSTIDVESDSEGSIALPARLLLDTLKTFPEQPLTFVVEENNTVEISSNHGKYALAYADGAEFPNAVSVEDASKTTIMGDILATAISKTIFAAGNDDLRPVMSGVFFQFSQDNLTFVATDAHKLVKYTRDDVSATESAEFIMPKKPLNLLKGILAGNDDDVLVEYNESNAKFTFDNSVLICRLIDGKYPNYEAVIPKENPNKLVIARTQFLNSVRRVSIFSNKTTHQIRLKIAGAELNISAEDIDYSNKAEERLTCDYQGDDMQIGFNSRFLTEMINNLNSDDVQLEMSLPNRAGILTPVDGLDEGENVTMLVMPVMLNN